From a region of the Bombus terrestris chromosome 8, iyBomTerr1.2, whole genome shotgun sequence genome:
- the LOC100651286 gene encoding alpha-ketoglutarate-dependent dioxygenase alkB homolog 6, whose amino-acid sequence MEKHKHIFRENVIPEVPDLAIYIPNFITQEEEDEITKYVNNAPLPKWTQLTHRRLQNWGGTPHPRGMIVEEIPSWLQKYVNKVSSCDIFDKNKPPNHVLINEYLSGQGIMAHSDGPLFYPIVTTISCGSHTLLDFYKRLDITEQHQLNLEFSFLLERRSLFILQGDLYHNYLHSIAERDTDVVSKSVIKNLSICGDKFSEAEILKRGTRLSLTIRHVPKTSKLKLRIG is encoded by the exons atggaaaaacacAAACATATCTTTCGTGAAAATGTGATTCCAGAG GTACCAGACTTAGCTATTtatattccaaattttattacacaagaggaagaagatgaaataacaaaatatgtGAATAATGCTCCATTACCAAAGTGGACACAATTAACTCATCGTAGATTACAAAATTGGGGTGGTACTCCTCATCCAAGAGGCATGATAGTTGAAGAAATACCAAGT TGGCTCCAAAAATACGTTAATAAAGTATCATCATgtgatatatttgataaaaataaaccaCCTAATCATGTTTTAATTAATGAATATCTATCTGGTCAAGGAATAATG gCACATTCAGATGGTCCACTCTTTTACCCTATTGTAACAACCATAAGTTGTGGCTCTCATACACTTCTAGATTTCTATAAAAGGCTTGACATTACAGAG CAACATCAACTTAATTTAGAGTTTAGTTTTCTGTTAGAACGTAGGAGTCTATTTATTCTCCAAGGAGACTTATATCACAATTACTTGCACTCAATTGCAGAAAGAGATACAGATGTTGTTTCAAAGTCTGTGATAAAAAACTTGAGTATATGTGGAGACAAATTTTCGGAAGCAGAAATATTAAAACGGGGAACTAGGTTGTCTTTAACTATTAGACATGTTCCAAAAACTAGCAAGTTAAAACTAAGAATTGGATAA